The following is a genomic window from Desulfuromonas sp..
AAGGAGAGGTTGTGGAAGGCCTGGACCAGCATCAGGCTGAAGGAGAGGGCCCCCAGGGTGATGAAGGTCCGCCGCCGGTTGCGCCACAGGTTCTTCCAGGCCAGCTCGAGGTATTCCATGTTACTCCTCCCGGATGGCCTCGACGGGGTTGAGGCGGGCTGCCCGGCTGGCCGGCAGGAACCCGGCCATCAGGCAGACGGCAAAGAGCAGGACCGCGGGGACGGAGAAGTTGGGCCACTCGAGCACCGCGGAGAGCCGTGGCAGGATGGTTCCTCCGGCGTAGGTGATGGGGGTCAGGTGGCCGGAGAGGTCGAGGCCCACCTCGGCCATATACAGGCTCATCGCCAGCCCCAGGGTCAGGCCGAGGACGAGGGAGATTCCCCCCATGAGCAGGCTTTCCAGCAGGACGAGGGTGCGGATCCTCCAGGGGCGCATTCCCATGGCCATGAGGATGCCGAACTCGCGGGTCCGCTCCATAACCGACATGAAGAAGGTGTTGAGAATGCCCAGGCCCGTTGCCAGGTAGAGGATGATGACCACGATGAAGCGGCTCACGTCGTAGGCGGCGATCGCCTCGCGCATCTCCGGAAGCAACTGGCCCCAGTCCAGCGCCTCGGTCCCCTCGGGCAGGCGGGTGTTGAGGGGGAGGGCGATTTCGGCGGCCCGCATCGGCTCCAGGACGCCGAGGGCCACCTCGTGCAGGCGATCCTGCATGACGGTGACCTGCTGCAGCCAGGGCAGGCCGACCAGGACCAGGCTGT
Proteins encoded in this region:
- a CDS encoding FtsX-like permease family protein yields the protein MLLRLALRNIWRNKRRTLLTVSAMVVSSSLLILALGVFSGMFRDMLASATEQYHGHLVVSARGYQEDRDMFSFLQPGSALEEAIQSTKGLTGASPRLRAFGLVSHTDTSQPAELLGVLPQRERQVTSLAEKTVAGGYLPDSPANGAFMGHGLAEKLGVAPGDELVFLTQAADGSIGNDLLRVTGLFETGDAGHDNSLVLVGLPWLQQVTVMQDRLHEVALGVLEPMRAAEIALPLNTRLPEGTEALDWGQLLPEMREAIAAYDVSRFIVVIILYLATGLGILNTFFMSVMERTREFGILMAMGMRPWRIRTLVLLESLLMGGISLVLGLTLGLAMSLYMAEVGLDLSGHLTPITYAGGTILPRLSAVLEWPNFSVPAVLLFAVCLMAGFLPASRAARLNPVEAIREE